From Lactobacillus sp. PV012:
TGAGGCTTTTTAGCGGGCTTGCTTGCGTAATAAAGACCACCCAATAAGACAATAACACCAATGATTTGTGTTGACATAATTTTCCTCCCAAACTTACTTTATGTAAGTATAATAACAACTTATTAAAAGTAAGTCAAGTAAATAACTTTATTTTTTTACCTTATCTAGCCATTTAATTAATAAGTTTGCAACTTCTTTTTGCTGAGTAGCATTAGAAATTGTAGTGTTGCCATCACCTTTTTGCTTACCATAAGAGCCAAATCCGGCATGGTTTCCTCCCTTAATTGAGGCAAATTTGGTATTGGTAGGTAAATATTTCTTGTTTACTTCATAATTTTTCCAATTCAATACTTTGTCATTGGTGGCTGTAATTGATAGGACATCTAAATTTGTTTTATCTAATCTACCTTTTTCATCAGCATAAGCGCCAAGTAAAAATAGGCCACGTAAATGTTTGTTATGAGAATTATGAGCATAGCGACTTGCCATTGCACCGCCTAGAGAGTGACCTCCAACAACGTAATTTTTATTTTTACCAGCTAAATTATCAGCAGCATTTTGATTGAAAAATGCCATATTTAAAGGAAAATGAACAATCTTAACCGTATAACCGGCTTGCGCAACTTGCTTAGCCCAAATTGAGTAAGAATCAGGCTTAACCATTGCTCCTGTATAAAAAATTACTGTCATTTTGTTGTGCTTTGCCTTAAAGACAGTAGCCTTATTAATAACTTGGCTACTCTTAGCGGCTTGTTGCGCTGCTGCAGAAGGTTGGTAAGTAGAAAAATGAATGTAAGTGGCAGCGGCAATTAAAATAATGGCAATAATGCTGATCACTGTAATAATTATTTTTTTAAAAGTCTTCATATTCAATACTCCTATGTTTCATCCTTTTGATTTTAATTATAGCTAAACAGATGAAATTAATTGAGCAAAAAAACTTAGCTTTTGCTAAGTTTTTGGCCAGGGTATTCAATTTCGTATTTTATCCAGTGATGGACGGGTGCTAAGGGTCTCATGGTAATATCACCAAATTCGGGATGGTGAGGTGCATCGGGAAGAGTTTGAGCCTCCAATGCAAGAGCAGCCCAAGAACACCCTGGATGATTAAGCTTTACTGTATTTGGCAAACCATTTGCACTAAACATTACTAAAGCATTACGGTCAGAGTACATTCTCATCTTTAAATTAGTAACCGGATTAGCTAAACTAGCTATTTCTTTACCAGCATAAGTAGAGCTTGGAGCGACTACAAAAAAGTCATCAAAACCTTTTTCAGGAGTTTTATTCATTTCAGTCAAGGCGTTCTCTAGTCTTTGTCCCTTTTTAAAGTCGTAAGCATTGGTATTTTTAACTAATTCTCCTGTAGGAATCTTTTCTTTGTTAACAGCTAAGTGATAGTCTGAGTTGATAGTTAAAATTTGTTTTTCAATTGTTAAGTCAGTTTCGCTTAAGTTCCAGTAAGTATGACTTGTAGGATTAAAAAGGGTAGGTGCGTCAGTTTGACCGTAGAGATCAATTGTAACACTATCATCATTTCTCAAGGTATAAACCACATAAATGTCTGTATTAGCTGGCATCCCGTCAGCGGTAGGAGAATAATTATTATGCAAAATTAAATGAGCGGAATTTTTATCAATCTCTGCTTTAACATCCCAAAAATGATTTTGCCAACCTTGAGATCCACTGTGAATATTGTTATTGCCTTCATTTTTTTCAAGACTATATTCTTTACCATCAATTGAAAATTTAGCTTGATCAATTCGATTGGCAACTGGTCCAATTAGTTGACCAATACTATAACCAGCATCTAAGTAGTCTTCGATTGAATCAGCAGCTAGTAACATATTAAAGTGATTATTGTTACTTGGAATACTGTATTGTTGCCAAATACCACCGTAATTTAGGACGCTAATTTTTACATTGTTATCATTACTAATCGTATAACGTGTAACATCCTGATCATTTACTTTGCCAAAAGAATCTTCAAAAAATTCCATTTTATCCTCCTTAAAATTTGAAAACGTTTACAAATATAATTGTAGCACTTTAAGATTAATAAAAAAAGAATAAGCAAGTGAAGGGGCTAATTTGAAAAATAATTTAAACTATTTAGAAACTTGTATAGCTTCTAAGCAGAATACTTTTTAAGTCAGATTGTTTGCACTATAGAGTCTTAATTTTGCAACACTCTTTTGCGTTGTCTTTTTCTAAGTTTCAAAGCAAAATTGATAATATAATAAATTATTTACTAAACTAAATAGGCTCAGTTGCATAGGATTATAGAATGTGCATCTTTATAGCATATCTGCTATAATAGGGATATGAAAAAATTTGAATTTAGCTATTATAACGAAAAAGAATTCGAAGAGTTTTTAGATAAACTGCCAGTTAAAGAAATGGAAAAATTAATTCTTCGTATTTCTAACATTGAAGAAGCAGGTTTTAGAATTTCTAGTAGACAAAAGTGGACAAAAAAATTAGTAGGATATGTTAATTTATTAGAAATTAGATCTAATTTTTCTAATGACATAATTAGAGCATTATTTTTTCACAGCTCGACTGGTCAATATGTGATTACCCATGCCTTTAAGAAAAAATCACAAAAAACACCACTATCAGAAATAAATAAAGCTCTTTCAAGAATGAAGGATTATGAGAAGAAAAATGGAGGAAAAGACTAATGAGTTTTGCAGATAGATATATTGCTAAAAAAATAAAAGAAAATCCAGCCCTTAAATCTGAATTTGAACAAGAAGATTTGAATTTGAAAGCAAGTATTCTAGTGAGAGATATGCGAGATGATCTCGGAATGACGCAACAAGAATTTGCAAATTATATAGGTAAACCTCAATCGACTATTAGTCGAATTGAATCAGCTTCAATGAATGTAAGTATGGGATTACTTTCTGAAATTGCAAGGGCAGCGCACAGGCAAATTAAGTTAGTTTTAATTTAGAGGATTCCAGTGCAGATTGGGGTCATCGAGACTACCTAGAGGACTGTCAATCGGATTAGCATTAACGACTGATAAACATTACTATGAAAATGCAGTGTCGCTTTTAATGTTGAAGGCAATCACTAATAATAGTGTAAAACTATTATACGAGTTAAATCTTAAGCTAAAAGTTATTAGTATATTACTGATAACCTTTTAGCTTATTTTTAATTTTTTGCAATTCACCCACAAAGAAAATTTTTTCTAAAATAAGAATCAAGAGTTAATGCAACTCAAAATTTTAGAAAGGAAAGTTACTAGAGATGAAACAAGTAAGAAAAAAGAGGAAGCTAATTTTAAAGCTCCTCCAAATATAGGAAGCTTAATTGACTAGTGCTTTAAGCATAATCTTCCCAGCTTTTAAGGTACTGGTCAAAAAGCCTTTGCGATCAATAATGTGGACTTTATCTAGACTTCCCAATCTATAATCCAGTTTCAAGTAATGCACAATAAAATCCCGAGATTTCTTTCCGGCAATCTCGGGATTTTATTTTATTTCATCCTATTCACTTACTTCATTTGCGGCTTTTTTAGGTAAAATCCAATTTAACAACATCCCCATGATGGTACATAAAGCAACTGCAGTTAACTGGAAATTACCAATTTGTAGATAAGTCCCACCGATTCCAATTACCAAAATTACTGAAGCAATCATCATATTTCTTTTTTTACTAAAATCGATTTTGTTATCTACTAAAATCTTTAAACCACTTGAGGCAATCGTTCCAAATAATAAGAAAGAAATTCCTCCGATTACTGGCATGGGAATGGTATCAATTAAGGCAGCTATTTTTCCAACAAATGAAAAGATAATTGCTAATCCAGCTGCACTAGCTAAAACCCAGACTGAGTGAATTTTCGTCATGGCTAAGACACCAATATTTTCTCCGTAAGAGGTAGTAGGAGGACCACCAATAAATCCAGCAATAATTGTCGAAAGTCCATCGCCCATCAAGGTACGATGTAAACCAGGATTTTTAAAGAAATTACGTTTGGTTAAAGAGTTAAGCACCATGATATGACCCATGTGTTCACTCATTGTTACAAAAGCAATTGGCGCCATCGTCAAAATAGCTGCCGGATAAAATTTTATTTTATAAGAAATCCCTGGTAAATCTAAAGCTGGCCAAGAAAACCAAGCTGCTTTAATTACTGGGGTGAAATCGACAATCCCTACCAAACATGAAAGCAGATAACCAAAGATAATTCCTAATAGGATAGAAACTAAGGCAGTAAATCCTTTGAAAAACATTTGGAAGAACAAAGTAACCGCTAAGGTAAAAATAGCAATTCCAAAAAATTTTAGGTCATATTTTGAATTATTGAGCATGGCATCATTAGCAGCAGTTGTTGCAAGTGATAACCCAATGACAATAATTACTGGTCCCACTACAATTGGCGGTAAAACTTTGTCTACCCAGCCAGAACCGATTTTTGCTACTACGAAAGCTACAATTACGTAGACAATACCAGCAGCGATCGCTCCTTGAGCAATGGCTGGATAGCCATCTGCTTTCATTAACGCTTGCATTGTGGCAATATAAGCAAAACTTGATCCTAAATATGCCGGAATTTTAAAGCGAGTTAATGCCATGTGCACTAAAGTTCCAACTCCTGAAGATAGGAGGGCAATGCTGGGACTAAGTCCTACTAAAATTGGTACTAATACTGTTGAGCCAAACATTGCAAACAAATGTTGTAAAGCAAGTAATAATCCCTGTCCAACTTTGGGCTTCTCATTAACATCTAGTAACGCATCTGGATTGCGAAATTCCTTTTTCACTATAACCTCCCTATAATAAAAAACGACTCACCCTAATCTGTAAGGACTAAGGAAAAGTCGTTTCTGACAAAAATTAGTCCTACAAGACTAATTTACCTTAAATTGTCTAATATTAAACATGTAATAAAAGGACTTGTCAAGGACTATTTTTTGAATAAATCATTAAAAGCTTCACTCATTGTAGGATGAGTATAAATTTGATCACGCAAGACTGTGTAAGGAATATGCATCTTCATAGCTAGTGAAATCATATTAATCAATTCATAGGATTCAATTCCATATAAAGTTGCCCCAATAATTTCGTTATTAGTAGGGCTAACTAAAGCTTTGAATAAACCTTTAGGATTTTTAGCAACGTGAGCCTTAGGAATTGCACTAACTGGTAAAGTAAAGAGTTCGTAAGGGATGTTTTGCATTTTAGCTTGTTTTTCATTTAAACCAACTACAGAAAGAGCTGGGTCAATAAAAACGCTGTAAGGAATAACCTTACGGTCTTCTGTTGAACGAATTTTGCTACCAAAAAGTTGATCTTTAATAATTCTAAAGTCATCCAAAGAAATATAAGTAAATTGTGGACCACCTTTAACATCCCCAATTGCCCAAACATTAGGAACAGTAGTTTCGAGATACTTATTTACGACAATGGCACCACGAGTGTCAGTCTTAATTGATGTACTTTCCAAATTTAAGTTTTGGGTATTAGGAGTGCGGCCAGTAGCTACTAAGATACGCTCACCATCAACAACATGAACACCTTCTGCATCATTAAAGATTACTTGAGCACGCTCTTGTTGATCAACAATTTTTTCTAATTCAACACCTAATTTAAAGCTAACTCCTAAGTCTTCCAAGTCTTGTTTAACTAACTTGGCAATGTCGTCATCTTCTTTTGGTAAAAATTCACTGTTATGATCTAACACAGTTACATGAGAGCCATACTTAGCAAACATTGCGGCAAACTCTAGACCAATGTAACCACTACCAATAATTACTAGTTCTTTTGGAAGGCTCGTTTGATCCATAGCGGCGGTTGAATCCAAAATGAAGCGACTTTCCTTTAAACCAGGGATGTCTATCATTCTTGGCTTAGAACCAGTATTAATAAAGATTCTCTTACCTTCAAAATTCTTAGTACCTAATTCAGTTTCTACAGCAATAGTGTGGTCACCAGTAAAGTGTGCTGTTCCATCTAAAACAGTAACTGTCTTTTCATCAGCTAACATATGATAGTTTTTGTTGCGAAGCATGGCTGTCATTTGGTTTTTGTTAGTGACTGCGTCCACATAATCCATTCCATTTCCCGCTTCAATAATTAGGCGTTTGGAAGGAAGACAGGCGATATTAATACAAGTTCCACCATACATTTGATTGCTTTTTTCGATTACCAGAACTTCTTGTCCTTGGCTTGCTAAAAATTTAGCTAAGGTTTTACCACCTTTACCAAAACCAATAATAATATTTTCTACTTTTTGCATGATAATCCACCTCGTTATCTTTTTACTTTAATTATATTAGAAAATTATCATCTTGCCACTTTAAATGCTTATTTTTTATAAGTAAATTAAGTGCTTTTAATTGGCTTTTTAAGAAAAAGCGCTATGATTAAGCTAAAAGTATAGTGTGATAGAAAGGTTTAAAGATGAATTTAGATTTAAATAATTTAATTAAAGAAAATCTCCCTAAACAAACACAAGGAAAAGTAGCAAGTTATATCCCAGCACTAGCGGAAGTCAATCCTAATCAGCTCGGAGTTGCTTTGTATGATTTAAAAAATAAAGAGATCATTCAAGCAGGAGATAGTGATGTTCGTTTTGCGATTGAAAGTATTTCTAAGGTAATTACTTTATTGTGGGCCATCAAAAAGTTGGGGATGCAAGAAGTATTTACCCACGTTGGCTCACGTCAAACAGGCTTTGCCTTCAACTCAATCTTAAATATGGAAATTAATAAGCTCAAACACCCAATGAACCCATTTGTTAATGCTGGTGCCATCATGACTACTTCATTAATTGTTGAAGATAAAAAAAGAGATCCTGAACCTTTTGCAGAGATCTTGGATTTTGCTCAAGAAATCTGTAATGACCCTGATTTATATTTAGACGATGTTATTTACCATTCTGAAAGAAGAACTGGTAATCTAGACCGTTCGTTAGCTTATTACATGAAATCAAAGAATATGATGATTGCGGAAGTTGAACCAAGCCTAGATACATATTTTGAGCAATGCTCAATGATGGTAACTGCTAAAAGCTTAGCTAATTTAGGAGCTGTCTTAGCAAATGATGGAATTAAACCTTGGGATGGTGAAAGATTAATTTCTAGTGAAAGTGCTACTTATACTAAATCCTTAATGATGACTACAGGATTATATAACCAATCTGGAACCTACTCCCGCTTAATTGGTGTTCCTACCAAGAGTGGAGTAGGTGGTGGCTTAGTATCAGCTGCACCTCATGAATATGGTATCGGTGTCTTTAGTCCTGCTTTAGATAAAGAGGGTAACAGTGTAGCCGGTCTAGGTTTATTACAAGATATTGTTGATGGACTAGGATTGGACATCTTTAAATAAAGAATTATATTTATTCATTTTAAGCATTAATTTTGAAGAAAAATAAGCATTTCACATAGTAGAAACTTATTACTAAAATGAATTAAAGCAATCGAATAATGTAATTACTTTTAAGGAAGGATGTTTCTAATGACAGAAATACACCAAACTGCAGGAAGAGATCAATTAGGTAAATTTGCACCAGAATTTGCTCATTTTAACGATGATGTATTATTTGGAGAAAATTGGGCTAATGATGATATCAGTCAAAAAACACGCTCAATTATTACTATCTCTGTCTTTTTAGGCCGTGGACTAGTTGATTCATCATTAAAATATCATCTTCAAACTGCTAAGAATAATGGAATAACTCGTAAAGAAATTGCTGCAATTATTACTCATGCTGCGTTTTATGCAGGCTGGCCTGTAGCTTGGGCTGCCTTTAATATGGCTAAAGAAGTATGGGCAGATGAAAAGACTGATGACGAAAAAGCAGCTTATCAAAATACGATTATTTTTCCAATTGGCGAATCAAATGATGCTTATGCAAAATACTTTACTGGTCAAAGTTATTTAGCACAAATTACTGATGATGCTTTTCCAATTAGTAATGTAACTTTTGAACCTGGGGTTATTAATCATTGGCATGTTCACCATGCTTCTAAAGGTGGCGGTCAAATGTTAATTGCTGTTGGTGGTCGTGGTTATGTGCAACTTGAGGGACAAGACCCTGTTGAATTAAATCCTGGAGATAGTTTCTTTGTACCAGCTAATACTAAACACTGGCATGGAGCTGCACCTAACTCATGGTTCTCACACTTAGCCTTTATGGTTCCGGGAGAAGACATGAGCAATGAATGGCTTGAACCAGTAGATGAAGAGTTTTATCGAAAATTGAAGTAATAACGAAGTAGAAAAAGAGGTTGTATTCAAACTATGGAATATAGCCTCTTTTATTATGAGAATGAAGGGAAAGTAAAAATAGCAGTGTTCATAAAGGGATGCTCTAGTACATTAAAATTTCGATTTAGAAGATGGGCTATTTTCAATTACACTCCATGATAAAATACCTTGTGTAAAGAATGAAAAAGTTATTTAAAACACAAACTACCCAAACACTAATGGAGGTTTAAAAATGAAAATTAAAAATGTCGTGAAAAAAGTTACTATTGCAGCCATGCTGGCTACGCCTGCACTCGGCGCTTTCTCTCATTCTGCCGCCCTAGCTGCTAGTTGGGTGCCTAACTCCAAATACTATAAATCCTATAATGACGATGATGATATTCCTGATCAAGACGTTTATGATACTTATGATGGTGCCTCTTATCGCAACTTCAAACGCCGCAGCGCTAATATCTATGTCAAAGATAAGTCTATTTTGCCCGCTGTTAAAAAGGCCATCAAACTCTGGGCTCCTAAGTTTAAATTTAAGTTAGTTAAGTCTGCTAAACATGCTAGCCTTAACTCTGCTAAATATGCTAATATTGTGGTTTAT
This genomic window contains:
- a CDS encoding FAD-dependent oxidoreductase produces the protein MQKVENIIIGFGKGGKTLAKFLASQGQEVLVIEKSNQMYGGTCINIACLPSKRLIIEAGNGMDYVDAVTNKNQMTAMLRNKNYHMLADEKTVTVLDGTAHFTGDHTIAVETELGTKNFEGKRIFINTGSKPRMIDIPGLKESRFILDSTAAMDQTSLPKELVIIGSGYIGLEFAAMFAKYGSHVTVLDHNSEFLPKEDDDIAKLVKQDLEDLGVSFKLGVELEKIVDQQERAQVIFNDAEGVHVVDGERILVATGRTPNTQNLNLESTSIKTDTRGAIVVNKYLETTVPNVWAIGDVKGGPQFTYISLDDFRIIKDQLFGSKIRSTEDRKVIPYSVFIDPALSVVGLNEKQAKMQNIPYELFTLPVSAIPKAHVAKNPKGLFKALVSPTNNEIIGATLYGIESYELINMISLAMKMHIPYTVLRDQIYTHPTMSEAFNDLFKK
- a CDS encoding type II toxin-antitoxin system RelE/ParE family toxin; this encodes MKKFEFSYYNEKEFEEFLDKLPVKEMEKLILRISNIEEAGFRISSRQKWTKKLVGYVNLLEIRSNFSNDIIRALFFHSSTGQYVITHAFKKKSQKTPLSEINKALSRMKDYEKKNGGKD
- a CDS encoding carboxymuconolactone decarboxylase family protein: MTEIHQTAGRDQLGKFAPEFAHFNDDVLFGENWANDDISQKTRSIITISVFLGRGLVDSSLKYHLQTAKNNGITRKEIAAIITHAAFYAGWPVAWAAFNMAKEVWADEKTDDEKAAYQNTIIFPIGESNDAYAKYFTGQSYLAQITDDAFPISNVTFEPGVINHWHVHHASKGGGQMLIAVGGRGYVQLEGQDPVELNPGDSFFVPANTKHWHGAAPNSWFSHLAFMVPGEDMSNEWLEPVDEEFYRKLK
- a CDS encoding solute carrier family 23 protein, which translates into the protein MVKKEFRNPDALLDVNEKPKVGQGLLLALQHLFAMFGSTVLVPILVGLSPSIALLSSGVGTLVHMALTRFKIPAYLGSSFAYIATMQALMKADGYPAIAQGAIAAGIVYVIVAFVVAKIGSGWVDKVLPPIVVGPVIIVIGLSLATTAANDAMLNNSKYDLKFFGIAIFTLAVTLFFQMFFKGFTALVSILLGIIFGYLLSCLVGIVDFTPVIKAAWFSWPALDLPGISYKIKFYPAAILTMAPIAFVTMSEHMGHIMVLNSLTKRNFFKNPGLHRTLMGDGLSTIIAGFIGGPPTTSYGENIGVLAMTKIHSVWVLASAAGLAIIFSFVGKIAALIDTIPMPVIGGISFLLFGTIASSGLKILVDNKIDFSKKRNMMIASVILVIGIGGTYLQIGNFQLTAVALCTIMGMLLNWILPKKAANEVSE
- a CDS encoding helix-turn-helix domain-containing protein, whose product is MSFADRYIAKKIKENPALKSEFEQEDLNLKASILVRDMRDDLGMTQQEFANYIGKPQSTISRIESASMNVSMGLLSEIARAAHRQIKLVLI
- a CDS encoding alpha/beta hydrolase, which gives rise to MKTFKKIIITVISIIAIILIAAATYIHFSTYQPSAAAQQAAKSSQVINKATVFKAKHNKMTVIFYTGAMVKPDSYSIWAKQVAQAGYTVKIVHFPLNMAFFNQNAADNLAGKNKNYVVGGHSLGGAMASRYAHNSHNKHLRGLFLLGAYADEKGRLDKTNLDVLSITATNDKVLNWKNYEVNKKYLPTNTKFASIKGGNHAGFGSYGKQKGDGNTTISNATQQKEVANLLIKWLDKVKK
- the glsA gene encoding glutaminase A, which produces MNLDLNNLIKENLPKQTQGKVASYIPALAEVNPNQLGVALYDLKNKEIIQAGDSDVRFAIESISKVITLLWAIKKLGMQEVFTHVGSRQTGFAFNSILNMEINKLKHPMNPFVNAGAIMTTSLIVEDKKRDPEPFAEILDFAQEICNDPDLYLDDVIYHSERRTGNLDRSLAYYMKSKNMMIAEVEPSLDTYFEQCSMMVTAKSLANLGAVLANDGIKPWDGERLISSESATYTKSLMMTTGLYNQSGTYSRLIGVPTKSGVGGGLVSAAPHEYGIGVFSPALDKEGNSVAGLGLLQDIVDGLGLDIFK
- a CDS encoding aldose epimerase family protein — translated: MEFFEDSFGKVNDQDVTRYTISNDNNVKISVLNYGGIWQQYSIPSNNNHFNMLLAADSIEDYLDAGYSIGQLIGPVANRIDQAKFSIDGKEYSLEKNEGNNNIHSGSQGWQNHFWDVKAEIDKNSAHLILHNNYSPTADGMPANTDIYVVYTLRNDDSVTIDLYGQTDAPTLFNPTSHTYWNLSETDLTIEKQILTINSDYHLAVNKEKIPTGELVKNTNAYDFKKGQRLENALTEMNKTPEKGFDDFFVVAPSSTYAGKEIASLANPVTNLKMRMYSDRNALVMFSANGLPNTVKLNHPGCSWAALALEAQTLPDAPHHPEFGDITMRPLAPVHHWIKYEIEYPGQKLSKS